TTCCTCCGCGAGCGGATCCACGCTCGCAATATCGATGATGTCGATTTGTTTCAGAACGGCCTTTTGTTTTTCTTCGCTTAGAAAACTGGCGAGTTTAAAAACGGAATCGACCATCATCCTTTGATAATATACCGCGTATTCCTTATACAAGGTTTCTAAGAATAAGTTTCTACTTTTTACAAGAAACATATTCTCCGTATTATAAAAGTAGTGAAAGGCCGCGTCTTGAAGATTTCCTCTTCGATCGTGGTCTCTTGCCTTGTTTTCAAAATAGATAAAGGAACGTTCTATCTCTTTTTCGTCGAGATCCACTCCCAGAAGCGGATCGTATTTTTCCAAATAGATCCGAAGTTCGTCGAATGATTTTTGAACTTCTCCCATTCCCTTGAAATTGTCCGATTTAAGAAGATGTCCTTTTAAAAAAAGAGGATCGGTTTCGGAAACGAAAGAAAGAAAAGAGTTCATTAAAGAATTACTTTCTTCAAAGGAGCCTTTTCCGTTGAGACCGAGCGCCTTGATATATAAGAAATATTGAAATAACCTAGGAGATTTTTTTTCGAGAGAATTAGTGACGATCCCTAACTCCGCGGCGCTTGTTCTTTCCGAAAAATTCTTACCTTCCAAAACTTCTCGGTCGATCTGCGCGTAGAGAAGTTTTAAGTCTTCTTTTCCCGCCTTTGGGTCGTTTGCGATGGAATAAAATGTTTCCGGAATCTTATAAGAATGCGCGGAGGCGTTTTTAAATTGAAGATCTCCCGTTTTTCTATAGATGTCCCGAATTCTATAGTAGGTCGGATATAAGTTTAGAATTTCCTCATATAGTTTGAGAGAAGAAGATAGGTCTCCCGTTTTCTGCGAAAGATCGCCTTCCTCCTCCAAAAGAGAAGCCAAAACGTCCTTTGAAACCGAAGATACCGTTTTGATCTGATCGTAGTATTTTTTTAGTTCGGAGATCGCCTGGCCGGTGGCGGACCTACGCTCTTCCGCCAAAAACAAACCGTAGGCAAGCCCCGCAGAAGGATGAAGTCTCGACGAAAAAATCTCTTTTTTCACATTCTCCGCAAACGAGTTTCTTCCGGAATCTCTTGCTTCCTTATATTTAAGAAGAAGAGCTTTGGAATGGATGAGAGGAAAGATCGGATCTTCCGAAAAATAAAATTCTATCGCGTCGATCGCGAGGAGAAAATCCTCAAAGCTCTGCTTATCCCTGTATTGAAGCGCGAGCTCATACTGAGAAATGATATCTTTCTCTTTGGAAACGGATCCGGAAGCCGGAATAAAATAGATATTGAGAGTATTATAATATGCTGCTGTAAAAAGGATCGATCCTCCGTTAAACGCGGAGAACTTGGAATCAAAGAGGGAATCGTTTCCGGAAGTAAGCTGACGAACGACTCCCGTTTTTAAATCCTTTCTTACGATCAGACTGTTGTCTCTTTCGTCCAGACGACCGTTTCCGTTCGTATCGTTTCGAATCGAAGTATAATACAAATAACGTTTATCGGTGGAGATAGAGGGTGAAAAATTGAGATAAGAACCCGAAGTGATTCTTTCTTTTTTTCCCGAAGCCAAATCCAAAAGATAGATATCACCGGAATTAGAATTCTCATAGGAAAGATATACGATCGTCTTTCCATCCGCCGACCAAACGGGAGAAGTTCCCCCGTTCTGAGTCAGAAGTTTCATTGGCTCTTTTTCTTCCGTATCCAAAACGACCAAATTTTGAATGCCGGGACTCAGACGATCGGACGAAAAAACCACGTGGCGGTTGTCCGGCGAAAAAGACGGATCCGTGTCCGTAAAACCGTCCTTTTGACCGGGAACATCAAAATTAGGATTTGTTAATACAATAAAATCTGAATTTAGAAATCGTTTCCCTTGTAGGAGTTTTTCCGCCCAATAAGAAGGGTCCATTTCGAGCAAAACGATATCCCCGGAAGAATCATACTGTTCGGAAACAAAAACCAACTTGGTTCCGTCCGGGCTGATCGCAGGCTTTAACTCCGGGGCCGGATGTTCGGTGACCGGAACCGTAATGGAACTCTTTAGATCCCGAAACCAGATGTCGTAGTTTCCCTTTTGTCCCGTGGTATAAAAAAGATATCTTCCGTCTCCGGTCGCGGAGTTGTATAAGTTATTCCCTCTTTGTACGGTGAGAGGAAACGGTTTTTCATTTTCAGGAGTGAAATAGTTTACGGCGATCGAAGAATAATTGAACTCAAGCGGTTTGATCTTTGCGCTCGATTTTAGCAACGCGCACTGATAGAGAAAAACAAAACTCAGGATCCAGAGAAAACGAATCATCATCTACTCCTTTCGGACCCATTTGCCCTGAGACTTCTCGTAGTATTCCCCTTTTTCCACGAGTCGATACCAAGTTTGTTCCAGATGAGTGCGGAGGTTTACTGAATTTTCTTTCGAATCTGTCTTACTTTCGGCGCCGATTTTTGTGGAGATCACTTTGTTTCTGTGTTCGTTTGTAAGGGACACGAGAGAATCGATTCTCGATTTGACTTCCTTTTTAGAGAGTTCGTTTTTGATTCCGGCGTCGCCCGCGGAAGGATTGATTCTTAACTTGCCGTCTCTTCCTTCGGCAAGAAAACCCTCTTCTTTCCAAGTTTTGATCTCGGGCGCGAGATACGCAAGGGCTCTTAAGGACATTAGAATATTCTTATCTCCTTGCGAATACGCGTCGCCCGAATAATCCTTCTTCCAGACCTCGGAACCCGCGGAGGAAGTTTTGATCGAAGAGATAAGCCAACCGTCCTTTTCTAAAATCCGATCCTCTCCTATCATCTGCTTTTCGGAGGAAGTCTGAGTCTGCGTGAACGTAATCAAAGGAGACTTGATGATACAACCGGAAAATAAAATTCCTAAGAATAGGATACGAACGTTACGATAGAAAATGGGATGTTTCATTCCGGGACTCTCCTTCACTGATACGTGTCGATTTCGGATCTGGCTCTTTTTAAGAAATTTGCGAGTGGCATTCTCTGCTGCGAAATCTGACTGTTTTCCAAATTGATGATCGTATTTAAAATAGAACGTTTGAATTGAATGACCGCGTAGACAAGCCCCTTGGAGAGTTCCACTTCGATCTTATCCACGGCATAACTGTTGTAGATAAAATCCGTAAAAACATTAGAAGGAGTGAATATGTTTACGGCGCTTTTTGCAAAATCCTGACCGATCTGAAAGACGCTAAAGAAAAGATTGATATTCGGAATCGGATCCGCGAGGTTTCTTCCGGAAACGTTTAGATCCGCTTTGATCTTTCCGTCGTCGATCTTCGATCTGCTTTTAGGAGGAAGGAGTTGTTTTAGATCGATATCCTTGATCTGAACTACCGCGCTAAACTCCATCGTTTCAGGCTTTCCCTCTCCCACGTTCACGAGAATGTCCTTTCCGGTAACAAGCCCGTCTAACGTTAGAATTTTCAAATATTCTAATTTAAGAAAGTTTTCGGAATAGTCGATCCTCGCCGATAAACCGGGCTGACCGGCTTTCGGTTTGACATAGTCGAAAGGAAGACCGCTGATGGAAGGATGAGTTCCTACGATCTGTTTGATCGTAAAGTTCGGGACGGGAACCCTTCCGTAAGTTTTGATAAACTTCTCCTTGTTTCCGTCGATGAGATTGGGCGTTGTTTTGACAGCGAGGTCGTGGACAAACGGAAATTCCGCGTTCATTCCTTCGATCTGATAGAGTTTACAATCTTCACCGGGACAAAAAGCGTTCGCATAACCGACGTTTGTATTTTTTGAAAGAAGACTTCCGCTCGCAATCGAGTTCTTCAGACGAAAGCCGATCGAAAAAAGCCCTTCGAATGTAATCCCTTTGAAAAGATAAGCTGGTTTTTCCGATTTCAAAACGATACTTCCTTTGAGATCGGGAACGAGATCGCCGAATACGCCTTCCGTTGTCTTTGTCGCCTTGCTCAGATTTCCGCTAACTTCCATCTTAAATCTGGATTCAAACGCCGTGAGAGTAAACTTAGGAAGTGTAATGGAAGAATCCTTTGCGATCTTTACGTCCAAATCCAATTTCAAATCCGGAACTTGAATGCCGGGAAGATTAAAAAGAAGTTTTCCGGAAATCGCCT
This is a stretch of genomic DNA from Leptospira tipperaryensis. It encodes these proteins:
- a CDS encoding DUF1318 domain-containing protein, producing MKHPIFYRNVRILFLGILFSGCIIKSPLITFTQTQTSSEKQMIGEDRILEKDGWLISSIKTSSAGSEVWKKDYSGDAYSQGDKNILMSLRALAYLAPEIKTWKEEGFLAEGRDGKLRINPSAGDAGIKNELSKKEVKSRIDSLVSLTNEHRNKVISTKIGAESKTDSKENSVNLRTHLEQTWYRLVEKGEYYEKSQGKWVRKE